One part of the Nymphaea colorata isolate Beijing-Zhang1983 chromosome 8, ASM883128v2, whole genome shotgun sequence genome encodes these proteins:
- the LOC126409180 gene encoding protein CLMP1, with amino-acid sequence MGKSGGRRKKGVNGNAPSSAYGNGNSTTTTSSTTTTTTTTTTAIGTPAANGNSTSTGNSTSTSTNKATAAVDGVDLDSSVFLKRAHELKEEGNRRFQSKDYAGALQQYELALKLIPKSHPDRAVFHSNRAACLLQMKPVQFDTVVAECTLALHAQPRFPRALLRRARAFEALGKFDLAVQDVQSLLQSDPNNQDALEIGRRLRVALGNRQDSAQRDLQRTSSAATTTTNNHRSPSPSSPATSPLHHPLHSAISAGSYPSSTSSSLSSSSSSSYSGTSPAALGASAVPGAPLGGLGPCLPARAIPLPKKHAAKPVEKSVPEDLLASAVSASNHANNINDSVSENGVQHLSSISSPKPSEKTKTGLPSIVLKPSKASPSSTKPVLPVSVDSESPSPAGPGEKPIKNPQGVVVSTIRWRPLKLVYDHDIRLAQMPDNCTFRVLREIVAKRFNSSKSVLIKYKDLEGDLVTITGTKELRIAESCNDILINTSKKKLMGGSRSDDGQSGVDEIGKPDSTSSTLGSKPCVLESLRLHIVEVSPEQEPPLVDEEEEEQLVEKTVLDGIAEEGIKSEETISDTSVCDAVSEGGAVDKELAKHVDADEGIQKEKNGDGNQTDCKEVEIDDWLFEFAQLFRSHVGIDPDAHVDLHELGMELCSEALEETVTSEEAQTLFDMAASKFQEVAALAFFNWGNVHMCAARKRIPLDESSSNEVTMKQLRAAYDWVQERYSLAGQKYEEALRIKPDFYEGLLALGQQHFETAKLHWSYALASKVDLTTWDCSETIKLFNSAEEKMKAATEMWEKLEEQRNSDVKDPLTLKKEDILNRRKKSMGSQDAAGLLDGVHGGELAAALDEAAEQAAVMRSQIHLFWGNMLFERSQVEFKLDMPNWKKNLDNAVGRFKLAGASEADIEIVLKNHQSSVTSMKEDEKKTLNSAVKVQEAMNGKAMP; translated from the coding sequence atgGGGAAGTCTGGTGGCAGGAGAAAGAAGGGCGTCAATGGAAATGCTCCCTCTTCTGCATATGGGAACGGCAAtagcaccaccaccacctcctccaccaccaccaccaccaccaccaccaccaccgcaaTCGGTACCCCCGCCGCCAATGGCAACAGCACCAGCACCGGCaacagcaccagcaccagcaccaacaAGGCTACTGCTGCTGTGGACGGTGTGGATTTGGACTCCTCGGTATTCCTGAAGAGAGCGCACGAGCTGAAGGAGGAAGGCAACCGGCGGTTTCAGTCCAAGGACTACGCGGGCGCCCTGCAGCAGTACGAGCTGGCCTTGAAGCTCATCCCCAAGTCCCACCCCGACCGCGCCGTCTTCCACAGCAATCGCGCTGCCTGCCTCTTGCAGATGAAGCCCGTCCAGTTCGACACCGTCGTCGCCGAGTGCACCCTCGCCCTTCACGCCCAACCTCGCTTCCCCCGCGCCCTACTCCGCCGAGCCCGTGCTTTCGAGGCCCTCGGCAAATTCGATTTAGCCGTTCAGGACGTCCAATCCCTCCTCCAATCCGACCCCAACAATCAGGACGCCCTGGAGATTGGTCGCAGGCTCAGGGTTGCCCTCGGCAACCGTCAAGACTCGGCTCAGCGCGACCTGCAGAGGACTAGCTCTGCCGCCACTACCACCACAAACAACCACAGGTCTCCCTCTCCGTCTTCTCCTGCTACTTCTCCTCTGCATCATCCGCTACATTCCGCAATATCTGCTGGAAGTTATCCGTCTTCGACCTCATCTTCGTTGTCctcatcctcttcttcctcctacTCTGGAACGTCTCCCGCTGCATTGGGAGCTTCAGCTGTTCCTGGTGCCCCCTTAGGGGGCCTGGGTCCGTGCCTACCGGCTCGCGCTATTCCGCTGCCAAAGAAGCATGCCGCGAAGCCTGTAGAGAAATCCGTTCCGGAAGACCTTCTTGCTTCTGCAGTCTCTGCCTCCAACCATGCCAATAACATTAATGATAGTGTCAGTGAGAATGGTGTTCAACATTTGTCATCAATCTCGTCGCCAAAACCTTCAGAAAAAACCAAAACCGGGCTCCCCTCTATAGTATTGAAGCCTTCCAAGGCATCACCATCCTCAACGAAACCGGTCCTCCCAGTTTCTGTGGATTCGGAGTCCCCTTCTCCTGCTGGTCCTGGTGAAAAGCCAATAAAGAATCCACAAGGCGTTGTCGTATCCACCATAAGGTGGAGGCCTTTGAAGTTGGTCTACGACCATGATATTAGGTTGGCACAGATGCCTGATAACTGCACCTTCAGGGTGTTGAGAGAAATTGTGGCGAAGAGATTCAATTCGTCGAAGTCAGTTCTGATCAAATACAAGGATTTGGAAGGTGACCTTGTGACTATTACTGGAACCAAAGAGCTAAGAATCGCAGAATCTTGCAACGACATCCTTATCAATACgtcaaagaaaaaattaatgggCGGGAGTCGTTCTGACGATGGACAAAGTGGAGTCGATGAGATTGGAAAGCCAGATTCGACCTCTTCCACTTTGGGGTCCAAACCTTGTGTGCTTGAGTCGTTGAGGCTGCACATTGTGGAGGTAAGCCCTGAGCAGGAGCCACCTTTGGttgatgaagaggaagaggaacaatTGGTGGAGAAGACTGTGCTTGATGGTATAGCTGAAGAAGGTATTAAGAGCGAAGAGACAATATCTGATACTTCTGTTTGCGATGCTGTGTCAGAGGGTGGTGCTGTCGACAAAGAACTTGCTAAGCATGTGGATGCCGATGAGGGGATCCAGAAGGAGAAGAATGGAGATGGCAACCAAACTGATTGCAAGGAAGTTGAGATTGATGATTGGCTCTTTGAGTTTGCTCAGCTGTTCCGTTCACATGTTGGCATTGACCCTGATGCTCATGTAGACTTACATGAACTGGGGATGGAGCTGTGCTCTGAGGCACTGGAGGAGACAGTAACCAGTGAAGAGGCCCAAACACTGTTTGATATGGCAGCGTCGAAGTTCCAGGAAGTTGCTGCATTAGCATTCTTTAACTGGGGGAATGTGCATATGTGTGCTGCAAGGAAGCGCATCCCATTGGATGAGTCATCATCGAATGAAGTCACCATGAAACAACTTCGTGCTGCATATGACTGGGTACAGGAGAGATATTCATTAGCAGGACAGAAATACGAAGAAGCATTACGAATCAAACCTGACTTTTATGAAGGATTGCTAGCTTTGGGTCAGCAGCATTTTGAGACGGCGAAGCTGCATTGGTCTTATGCATTGGCTAGCAAGGTGGACTTGACAACCTGGGATTGTAGTGAGACAATTAAGCTTTTCAATAGTGCGGAGGAGAAAATGAAAGCTGCTACTGAGATGTGGGAGAAGCTGGAAGAACAGAGGAATAGTGATGTCAAAGATCCTCTCACTCTCAAAAAGGAAGACATCCTGAACAGAAGGAAGAAATCCATGGGATCTCAGGATGCTGCTGGCTTACTTGATGGTGTTCATGGTGGGGAATTGGCAGCAGCATTGGATGAGGCAGCGGAGCAGGCTGCAGTAATGAGGTCTCAGATCCACCTATTCTGGGGTAACATGCTGTTTGAACGTTCGCAAGTTGAATTCAAACTGGATATGCCAAACTGGAAAAAGAATCTGGATAATGCAGTTGGAAGGTTCAAGCTTGCAGGTGCATCCGAAGCAGATATTGAGATTGTACTTAAGAACCACCAATCAAGCGTCACTTCCATGAAAGAGGATGAGAAGAAGACTCTGAATTCTGCTGTGAAGGTTCAGGAAGCAATGAATGGGAAGGCAATGCCATAA